A region from the Eptesicus fuscus isolate TK198812 chromosome 1, DD_ASM_mEF_20220401, whole genome shotgun sequence genome encodes:
- the LOC103299689 gene encoding LOW QUALITY PROTEIN: protein YIPF4-like (The sequence of the model RefSeq protein was modified relative to this genomic sequence to represent the inferred CDS: deleted 1 base in 1 codon), with amino-acid sequence MQPPGPPPDYSPTNGDFTFVSSADTEDLSGSIAAPDVKLNLGGDFIKESTATIFLRQRGYGWLLEVEDDDPEDNKPLLEELDIDLKDIYYKIRCVLMPMPSLGFNGQVVRDNPDFWGPLAVVLFFSMISLYGQFRVVSWIITIWIFGSLTIFLLARVLGGEVAHGQVLGVIGYSLLPLIVIAPILLVVGSFEVVSILIKLFGVFWAAYSAASLLVGEEFKTKKPLLIYPIFLLYIYFLSLYTGV; translated from the exons atGCAGCCACCGGGCCCGCCCCCGGACTATTCCCCCACCAACGGAGACTTCACCTTTGTCTCCTCAGCAGACACAGAAGACCTCAGTGGTTCAATAGCAGCCCCAGATGTCAAGTTAAACCTTGGTGGAGATTTTATTAAAGAATCTACAGCTACTATATTTCTGAGACAAAGAGGATATGGCTGGCTTTTGGAAGTTGAAGATGATGATCCTGAAGATAACAAGCCACTCTTGGAAGAATTGGATATCGATCTGAAGGATATTTACTACAAAATCCGATGTGTTTTGATGCCAATGCCATCACTTGGTTTTAATGGACAAGTGGTGAGAGACAATCCTGACTTTTGGGGTCCTCTggctgttgttctttttttttcc atgatATCATTATACGGACAGTTTAGGGTGGTATCATGGATTATAACTATTTGGATATTTGGTTCACTAACTATTTTCTTACTGGCCAGAGTTCTTGGTGGAGAAGTTGCACATGGCCAAGTTCTTGGAGTTATAGGATATTCATTACTTCCTCTCATTGTAATAGCCCCTATACTTTTGGTGGTTGGATCATTTGAAGTGGTGTCTATACTTATAAAACTGTTTGGTGTGTTTTGGGCTGCCTACAGTGCTGCTTCACTGTTAGTGGGTGAAGAATTCAAGACCAAAAAGCCTCTCCTGATTTATCCAAtctttttattatacatttattttttgtccTTATATACTGGAGTGTGA